The genome window AACCACCTCTTCAAGGCCATGTTTTGCCGCCAATGACAGGATAGATACGCCATGACTATCCCGTAAATGAGGATCAACCCCTTCAGTCGCAAGTAGTAACATCACCGTTTCCTGATggtttcttgctgctgctttgagTAACGGGGTCTTTCCATGGAAGCATTGATAATTCGGATTTACTCGCTTGGTAGCAAGAAGCAACTTGACTACATCTAGGTGCCCAGATGCTGCTGCCGCGCGCAACGGTGTATCACCCCAGCCGCCTCCCTGGTCGGGGTTGACGTCCTTCAAGTCGAGTAGCATTCTCACTACACCTTCATGCCCTTTCGCCGCTGCGCAGTAGAGTGGGGCGTCCCAAGTGATTTGGGCGCTCCATGATCCTCTGACGTCAGGCTTGATGCCCTCCGTAGAGAGGATGAGTCTCACAATATGCTCATGCCCTAACCCAGCTGCTTTCGATAGAGCAATTTGCGCAGCTGTGAATGATTGTGGCGTGTGTATTTTTGATAGTGACATTCGAGCTGTTATCTCTTGTGCATTCCTTGCAGCCCAGATTAATGCCTGTGGGTCAGGATGATGCATGTCCCAGTGATACAGGAATGGGTTGATGTATTGATAGAAATGAGTGCTTGTTCTCACCAGATTGTTCAGATCTCCACCTTCTAGCCAGTCTGCGATGCACTGCAACACATCGCCAGGTAGTTCGCCGAGCATATTGAACGAGGTCGATTGTTGGCCTGATGTATGGGATGGGGGTAGTAAGATGTAGTATAATTGTGTTTGCTGTGAAGAAAATGAGGTGCCTATTCAGTCATATAAATACATATTAAGTAGTTACGTTTCAATCGCTTGGTATGCGCTAGGTACTCTCTTACTGGAAAGTCATCAAAGAAAGTGACTGACGATAAGCCAGCTTGCTTTTTGATATGCGGATCATTCCCAGTATTCCGAGTGCTGTCCTTAGGAAAAGGCACAGGCCGTCCAAGATAATGGGGTTCGTTGCTTGAAGATCGAATGCCTGATGTGGTAGCTTGGAGAAAAGTTGTACTTGGGTGATCATGTTGACATAAATAACGGAGGGTACTTCCAGGAGAATTGATGATCCCTGGGAAGCACAAATTCAAAGTGAAGGTCGAAATGCTGAAGATATGGTTCTTGAAAGCCGACCGACAAAGAGGGCGGGTGGGATTGACGTTTTTTTGAAGTGGAGAGCGACCCTAAATCAGGTGGGATGTGCCTTGCTTGAAAAGCTATTTGAACTTGGATTCCCGACAAATATAGCTATCATGGCAGTTTTACATTGAATAAGATACCAAGGGGTGTATCCAATAGACCTCTTCCCCGCCACAGCGATGGTAACTACCAGAAAGTGCCTGTAAATGTAAGTGTCTGGTGAAGCTCGGATTCATAGTACCGATAAGGCCTTCTGAACGATGATCAAAGAAATCTTAAATATGCTTTTTGTAGAATAGGGTCTTGTTAAAAGCCCCACAAAGCATTCTGAGAAGGAAACTTACAACTGTACGATCACTCATATTCTTTAACCAATAGATGTTTTCCTGACTGTCCTTTATGAACTCAAGCCTTGCAAGGCCTTTGTTGCCCTCATTCAGGACCCTCGGATTTTACGTTCACTTCAAAATATCAATTGTTCCATGTTTTCTTTGTTTATTCTTCTCGCTTGACAGGCTGGGTAGGAAGATCATATGCCCGGGTTGTGGATGTGAGGGGTGCTATATGGAGCCTACCCTTGAATGAATGGCAAACTCACCATCTGATCGTGAAAGTAAAATTGTCAGGTGTAATCcctattatatattcatcgTCTACAGCCATTTAAAATAGGAAGGCCCTGGCACAAAGCGAATAGCACGTCTTCCAGCATGACGACAATCGTGAACGTAATTTCGCCACTTATAGGTTAGTCTGCCATACTAGCATTTCAATATAACTAATCACTATGTTAAAATATGCTGGCCCTGGCTAAGCATTCTGGGTATTCAGATGCTGCCTAGTCGGATGACGCGTCGCGATCTTTGCTAAGGCTCTAAGTACTGCGGATGTGGGTACTAGGAGCCTCCATCGTGGCCTTATCTATGACCTAGTACACTGGCTGGTCGGCGATAGGTCCTGTTAGAGTTAGTGTATAATGGGCGAGAATCCCGCAGACTGCGCGCGAGAAAGATATTGTAGTTCAATATCCAGCGCGATAAAGATTGACTAGAGTTGCCGGTCATCGACTCGCCCACTAGTGGACGTTGCTCCCTTTGCGGTAGAGGTTCGTTACTGACCTCTCCTTAGCTTCTACGCCGGTAGTTCATGTAAGCATGCTCCGACTTGGATTTTACTACCTTGAGTGAGTCATCTAGATATGACAGTTGACCCGTTTTCGTACCAACTGTGGGTGGGGCCATGCAAACCTCCGCTCTCGAAATAGGTCATCGCTACCAGCCTCGAGACCTAACGAACAACAATCGGGCAAGTCTGTAGAGTATTTATTTCTCCGCATGGTCATATCTTTGTGTTATGTTATCTTCCAGTGAATGCTTGCTTTATGTGTCGAGTCAAGAGATTTTAGCAGGCTGCATTCCCCGCTGGCACCTTTGTAAAGGTCATCGAAGGATACTAGAACCGGCCTAGTTTCTGACTTATTTTCGCACCACTATCAATCCATATTCGACGCCAACCATGCGATTTTATCACTGGCCATCTCTCATAGCTGCATTTGTGCAATTCACTGCAGCTGCCAACATCACAATTCTCGGGCTGGGGGACCTTCACCAAGACGTCGCAGAATCCTTTTTGTTCTGCCTCAATGCGACCGGCATTTACTACCGGCTATATATAGATGCAGGGATTACGATCGTGCTTTCGCCTAAAAATCGCGGCATTGATacagatgaagacgatgagttCCTATTGCAGTGCATGATGATGGCCTGTGAAACTATGAGTATTGCGGCGGAGGACATGAACGAGGATAATGAAAACCATATGAATAGTGTTTATGCTTCCCTGGCCACGTACGACTGGCTCGTCGAGCAAGGCGCTCGGGGTTTGCGTGCGATCGGTGCGAGGCCGGCCCTGACCCTGGAGGATATTGCTGTGCGCGATGGGGGTGAAAAATGAGGTGAGTTTGGCGAAAAGAAATTGTTTTTGTATTGTGACCTTGCACTGAAAGATGAATGCAGGAATGAGGCTTTCAAGTCACCCACCATAATAGCGTCAAGAGAGAATGACCCTGATTCGGACCGATTGATTCGACCTTGTTGAGATGAACTCGGTTAGTTCGATCACGCCCGCCCCCGTATGCAGCAGATTGAGGCCAAAATATTGAGACTGTAATAGCTGGATGGATATGCACACCCAGTTTGGCAACAATTTGCTATTATTTTAGATGTCATCATGCTATATATCCTTTGTTGGGACACGCATTTCTGTCACATGGCTGGCTAGATGCGATATGCCGTTTTTGGTTGAGCGATTAGTGTGTCGACATTATTCGATCTTTGAATCTCGCAATGTCTATGTAATTCGCGTTGTTCAATCCATGTCCTCCGCTGGTTAGCAACTACGACCATTAGAGTAGTATCACGGGATTCGACGTACATAAGCCAGAATATAGTCAACCCTATCTTGTCGGCGACCTCCGGCAAAGAACTTTGCCACTCCAGGGACTGGGACGCCAAGGGTTCCCCGATCTCGCCTCCAACTCCACATTTGCCGTTGCGGGGAACCGAAAGTTGGGGTAGAAACCAGTCTGCCATCTAACCGAGCTTATGCCCGAAATTTTGGTCATTCGTGACTTTGGACAAGTATCCCTTTCACGTCTCATCCCCTCCTTGTAGACTACATGCACAGAATggaatagatatagataacGACGGACATGGGCACACAGAATGAGGGGCTAGGCGCCCCAGACGAATCAATCAACGAGCATAACGaacatctccaacccccAGCCGAGGCTAGTCCAGAGAGACAATCAATGCCCGACGGAGGGTTGGAAGGCTGGCTCAGCGTACTCGCTGGCTTCTGCGTCTTCGTCAACTCTTGGTACGTACCTACATCCCTATTACCAGTCATCTCCAAGCAGGTCTAACCTCCAGCAGGGGCCTCATCAGCTGCTATGGCGCATTTCAAGAATTCTACCAAACGGTTCTCCTCCCGGACGAATCACCATCCACGATCTCCTGGATCGGCAGTATCCAAGCCACCCTGATCGTGATGGTCGGCATGGTGACCGGCCCTCTAGTCGACGCAGGATACCTCCGGCCCTTGATCCTCACCGGATCCTTCCTAGTCGTGTTCGGAATGATGATGCTCAGCCTAGCAACAGACTACTACCAAGT of Aspergillus luchuensis IFO 4308 DNA, chromosome 7, nearly complete sequence contains these proteins:
- a CDS encoding uncharacterized protein (SECRETED:SignalP(1-19)), whose protein sequence is MRFYHWPSLIAAFVQFTAAANITILGLGDLHQDVAESFLFCLNATGIYYRLYIDAGITIVLSPKNRGIDTDEDDEFLLQCMMMACETMSIAAEDMNEDNENHMNSVYASLATYDWLVEQGARGLRAIGARPALTLEDIAVRDGGEK